From the Phyllostomus discolor isolate MPI-MPIP mPhyDis1 chromosome 7, mPhyDis1.pri.v3, whole genome shotgun sequence genome, one window contains:
- the USP19 gene encoding ubiquitin carboxyl-terminal hydrolase 19 isoform X10: protein MQAGQLRYAWGRPPASERLSLPCWRIWSQRIAKIAGPGRKRRSPDPDAVADPGALWLSTKRLKMSGGASATGPRRGPPGLEEATSKKKQKDRANQESKDGDPRRGGSASTPREEQTKEELLLDWRQSADEVIVKLRVGGGALRLEEVDAAFTDTDCVVRLPGGRQWGGVFYAEIESSCAKVQARKGGLLQLALSKKVPQLTWPSLLKSLGTQELVPGLQCQENGQESSPVALEPGSEPRRAKQEARNQKRAQGRGEVGAGAGPGAQAGPSAKRAVHLRRGPEGEGSRDGPGPRGDAPPFLAEPATQAEAEEQLRVPLLNSQTCLPGSEENRALLAGEKAVSSRNDPVSPAMTRSRDPEKGDRSREEMAVAADAASLVDEPESMVNLPFVKNDSYEKGPDSVVVHVYVKEIRRDTSRVLFREQDFTLIFQTRDGNFLRVHPGCGPHTIFRWQVKLRNLIEPEQCTFCFTASRIDICLRKRQSQRWGGLEAPAARVGGAKVAVPTGPTPLDPAPPGGAPHTLTGQEEARGVEKEKPKARAEDSGLDGVAARTPMEHVAPKPEPHLASPKPTCMVPPMPHSPVSGDSVEEEEEEEKKVCLPGFTGLVNLGNTCFMNSVIQSLSNTRELRDFFHDRSFEAEINYNNPLGTGGRLAIGFAVLLRALWKGTHHAFQPSKLKAIVASKASQFTGYAQHDAQEFMAFLLDGLHEDLNRIQNKPYTETVDSDGRPDEVVAEEAWQRHKMRNDSFIVDLFQGQYKSKLVCPVCAKVSITFDPFLYLPVPLPQKQKVLPVFYFAREPHSKPIKFLVSVSKESSTASEVLDSLSHSVHVKPENLRLAEVIKNRFHRVFLPSHSLDTVSPSDTLLCFELLSPELAKERVVVLEVQQRPQVPSIPISKCAACQRKQQSEDEKLKRCTRCYRVGYCNQLCQKTHWPDHKGLCRPENIGYPFLVSVPASRLTYARLAQLLEGYARYSVSVFQPPFQPGRMALESQGPGCALLHSTSSLEAGDSERDSIQPPELQLVTPVAEGDTGVPRVWAAPERGPVPSTSGVSSEMLAGGPTEVGSLPAGERVSRPEAAVPGYQHPSEAVNSHTPQFFIYKIDASSREQRLEDKGDTPLELGDDCSLALVWRNNERLQEFVLVASKELECAEDPGSAGEAARAGHFTLDQCLNLFTRPEVLAPEEAWYCPQCKQHREASKQLLLWRLPNVLIVQLKRFSFRSFIWRDKINDLVEFPVRNLDLSKFCIGQKEEQLPSYDLYAVINHYGGMIGGHYTACARLPSDRSSQRSDVGWRLFDDSTVTTIDESQVVTRYAYVLFYRRRNSPVERPPRAGHSEHHPDLGPAAEAAASQGLGPGQAPEVAPTRTAPERFVPPVDRPAPTYSNMEEVD, encoded by the exons ATGCAGGCGGGGCAGTTACGCTACGCGTGGGGCCGGCCTCCCGCTTCAGAAAG GCTGTCGCTTCCTTGCTGGAGAATTTGGTCACAAAGAATTGCCAAGATAGCTGGGCCAGGAAGAAAGCGCCGTAGCCCTGACCCAGACGCCGTTGCCGACCCCGGGGCACTCTGGCTGTCGACCAAGCGGCTCAAGATGTCTGGCGGGGCCAGTGCTACAGGCCCAAGGAGAGGGCCCCCAGGACTGGAGGAGGCCACCAgtaagaagaagcagaaggatCGAGCCAACCAGGAGAGCAAGGATGGAGATCCTAGGAGAGGTG GGTCAGCATCCACTCCTCGGGAGGAGCAGACCAAAGAGG AGCTGTTGCTGGATTGGAGGCAGAGTGCAGATGAGGTGATTGTCAAGCTGCGCGTGGGAGGGGGTGCCCTGCGGCTGGAGGAGGTGGACGCTGCTTTCACAGACACGGACTGCGTGGTTCGGCTTCCAG GTGGTCGGCAGTGGGGTGGTGTTTTCTATGCCGAGATAGAGAGTTCTTGCGCCAAAGTGCAGGCTCGCAAAGGCGGCCTCCTGCAGCTGGCACTGTCCAAGAAGGTGCCTCAGCTCACGTGGCCCTCTCTCCTG AAATCTCTAGGGACGCAGGAGTTGGTGCCGGGGTTGCAGTGCCAGGAGAACGGGCAGGAGTCATCTCCCGTTGCCCTGGAGCCAGGCTCTGAGCCCCGCCGAGCAAAGCAGGAGGCCCGGAACCAGAAGCGGGCCCAGGGCCGTGGTGAGGtaggggcaggggctggccccggggcccaggcagggcccagtgCCAAGAGGGCTGTGCATCTCCGAAGAGGGCCAGAGGGTGAAGGGTCCAGAGACGGCCCTGGACCCCGGGGCGATGCCCCCCCCTTCCTGGCTGAGCCAGCTACTCAG GCTGAGGCTGAGGAACAGCTCCGGGTACCACTGCTGAACTCCCAGACCTGCCTCCCGGGCTCAGAGGAGAATCGAGCGCTTTTGGCAGGAGAGAAGGCAGTGTCCTCCAGGAATGACCCAGTCTCTCCAGCCATGACCCGGAGCAGAGACCCTGAGAAAGGTGACCGTTCCAGAGAGGAGATGGCGGTGGCAGCAGACGCTGCGTCCTTGGTGGATG AGCCCGAGTCCATGGTGAACCTGCCATTTGTCAAGAATGACTCCTATGAGAAGGGGCCTGACTCGGTGGTGGTGCACGTGTACGTGAAGGAGATCCGCAGGGACACCTCTCGAGTGCTTTTCCGCGAGCAGGACTTCACGCTTATTTTCCAGACCAG GGACGGGAACTTCCTGAGAGTGCACCCGGGCTGCGGGCCCCACACCATCTTCCGTTGGCAGGTGAAGCTCAG GAACCTGATTGAGCCCGAGCAGTGTACCTTCTGCTTCACAGCCTCTCGCATCGACATCTGCCTCCGGAAGCGGCAGAGTCAGCGCTGGGGGGGCCTGGAGGCCCCAGCTGCACGAG TGGGTGGTGCAAAGGTTGCCGTGCCGACAGGTCCAACCCCTCTGGATCCGGCCCCACCGGGAGGTGCCCCTCACACCCTGACAGGCCAGGAGGAAGCCCGGGGTGTGGAGAAGGAGAAACCCAAGGCTCGAGCTGAGGACTCGGGGCTGGATGGCGTGGCAGCCCGCACCCCCATGGAGCATGTGGCCCCAAAGCCAGAGCCACACTTGGCCTCG CCCAAGCCCACATGCATGGTGCCTCCAATGCCCCACAGCCCCGTGAGTGGAGATAgcgtggaggaggaagaggaggaagagaagaaggtgTGTCTGCCGGGCTTCACCGGCCTTGTCAATCTGGGCAACACGTGCTTCATGAACAGCGTCATCCAGTCCCTGTCCAACACGCGGGAGCTCCGGGACTTCTTCCACG ACCGCTCCTTCGAGGCCGAAATCAACTACAACAACCCACTGGGAACAGGCGGACGACTAGCCATCGGCTTCGCCGTGCTGCTCCGGGCACTGTGGAAGGGCACCCACCATGCCTTCCAGCCTTCCAAGTTGAAG GCCATCGTGGCGAGCAAGGCCAGCCAGTTCACGGGCTACGCACAGCACGACGCCCAGGAGTTCATGGCTTTCCTGCTGGACGGGCTGCACGAGGACCTGAACCGCATTCAGAACAAGCCCTACACGGAGACCGTGGACTCCGACGGGCGGCCCGATGAG GTGGTGGCTGAGGAAGCATGGCAGAGACACAAGATGAGGAATGACTCTTTCATCGTGGACCTGTTTCAGGGCCAGTACAAGTCGAAGCTGGTGTGCCCTGTGTGTGCCAAG GTCTCCATCACCTTTGACCCGTTCCTCTACCTGCCAGTGCCCTTGCCACAGAAGCAAAAGGTTCTCCCCGTTTTCTATTTCGCCCGGGAGCCCCACAGCAAGCCCATCAAG TTCCTGGTGAGCGTCAGCAAAGAGAGCTCCACCGCGAGTGAAGTGTTGGACTCCCTCTCTCACAGTGTCCACGTGAAGCCCGAGAACCTGCGTCTGGCCGAG GTGATTAAGAATCGTTTCCACCGTGTGTTCCTGCCCTCCCACTCCCTGGACACTGTGTCCCCATCTGACACGCTTCTCTGCTTCGAGCTGTTATCCCCCGAGTTGGCTAAGGAGCGGGTGGTGGTGCTAGAGGTGCAGCAG CGCCCCCAGGTGCCCAGCATCCCCATCTCCAAGTGCGCAGCCTGCCAGCGGAAGCAGCAGTCGGAGGACGAGAAGCTGAAGCGCTGCACTCGGTGCTACCGCGTGGGCTACTGCAACCA gcTCTGCCAGAAAACCCACTGGCCTGACCATAAGGGCCTCTGCCGCCCTGAGAACATTGGCTACCCATTTCTGGTCAGCGTACCTGCCTCACGCCTCACTTACGCCCGTCTTGCTCAGTTACTCGAGGGCTATGCCCG GTATTCTGTGAGCGTGTTCCAGCCGCCCTTCCAGCCTGGCCGCATGGCCTTGGAGTCGCAAGGCCCTGGCTGCGCCCTCTTGCACTCCACTAGctccctggaggctggggacagtgagagGGACTCCATTCAGCCGCCCGAGCTCCAGTTGGTGACCCCTGTGGCTGAGGGGGACACGGGCGTCCCCCGGGTGTGGGCAGCCCCTGAGCGgggccctgtgcccagcaccAGTGGAGTTTCTTCTGAGATGCTGGCCGGTGGGCCCACCGAAGTTGGCTCCCTGCCAGCTGGTGAGAGGGTGTCCCGGCCTGAAG CTGCTGTGCCCGGGTACCAGCACCCAAGTGAGGCCGTGAATTCCCACACACCCCAGTTCTTTATCTACAAAATAGACGCATCCAGCCGAGAGCAGCGGCTAGAGGATAAAG GAGACACCCCGCTGGAGCTGGGAGACGACTGCAGCCTGGCTCTGGTCTGGCGGAACAACGAGCGCCTGCAGGAGTTCGTGTTGGTGGCCTCCAAGGAGCTGGAGTGTGCTGAGGACCCCGGCTCTGCCGGCGAGGCCGCCCGCGCCGGCCACTTCACCCTGGACCAGTGCCTCAACCTCTTCACCCGGCCCGAAGTGCTGGCACCCGAGGAGGCCTG GTACTGCCCGCAGTGCAAGCAACATCGCGAGGCCTCCAAGCAGCTGCTGCTGTGGCGCCTGCCGAACGTGCTCATCGTGCAGCTCAAGCGCTTCTCCTTCCGCAGCTTCATCTGGCGGGACAAGATCAATGACCTGGTGGAATTCCCTGTTCG GAACCTGGACCTGAGCAAGTTCTGTATCGGTCAGAAAGAGGAGCAGCTGCCCAGCTACGACCTGTATGCCGTCATCAACCACTACGGGGGCATGATCGGCGGCCACTACACTGCGTGCGCACGCCTGCCCAGTGACCGCAGCAGCCAGCGCAGCGACGTGG GCTGGCGCTTATTTGACGACAGCACGGTGACCACAATAGACGAGAGCCAGGTCGTGACGCGTTACGCCTATGTACTCTTCTACCGCCGGCGGAACTCTCCCGTGGAGAGGCCCCCGCGGGCAGGTCACTCTGAGCACCACCCCGACCTAGGCCCTGCAGCTGAGGCTGCTGCCAGCCAG GGactaggccctggccaggcccccgAGGTGGCCCCCACGCGGACAGCCCCTGAACGCTTCGTCCCCCCTGTGGACCGCCCAGCCCCCACCTACAGCAACATGGAGGAGGTCGATTAG
- the USP19 gene encoding ubiquitin carboxyl-terminal hydrolase 19 isoform X15 produces the protein MSGGASATGPRRGPPGLEEATSKKKQKDRANQESKDGDPRRGSASTPREEQTKEELLLDWRQSADEVIVKLRVGGGALRLEEVDAAFTDTDCVVRLPGGRQWGGVFYAEIESSCAKVQARKGGLLQLALSKKVPQLTWPSLLKKSLGTQELVPGLQCQENGQESSPVALEPGSEPRRAKQEARNQKRAQGRGEVGAGAGPGAQAGPSAKRAVHLRRGPEGEGSRDGPGPRGDAPPFLAEPATQAEAEEQLRVPLLNSQTCLPGSEENRALLAGEKAVSSRNDPVSPAMTRSRDPEKGDRSREEMAVAADAASLVDEPESMVNLPFVKNDSYEKGPDSVVVHVYVKEIRRDTSRVLFREQDFTLIFQTRDGNFLRVHPGCGPHTIFRWQVKLRNLIEPEQCTFCFTASRIDICLRKRQSQRWGGLEAPAARGAVGGAKVAVPTGPTPLDPAPPGGAPHTLTGQEEARGVEKEKPKARAEDSGLDGVAARTPMEHVAPKPEPHLASPKPTCMVPPMPHSPVSGDSVEEEEEEEKKVCLPGFTGLVNLGNTCFMNSVIQSLSNTRELRDFFHDRSFEAEINYNNPLGTGGRLAIGFAVLLRALWKGTHHAFQPSKLKAIVASKASQFTGYAQHDAQEFMAFLLDGLHEDLNRIQNKPYTETVDSDGRPDEVVAEEAWQRHKMRNDSFIVDLFQGQYKSKLVCPVCAKVSITFDPFLYLPVPLPQKQKVLPVFYFAREPHSKPIKFLVSVSKESSTASEVLDSLSHSVHVKPENLRLAEVIKNRFHRVFLPSHSLDTVSPSDTLLCFELLSPELAKERVVVLEVQQRPQVPSIPISKCAACQRKQQSEDEKLKRCTRCYRVGYCNQLCQKTHWPDHKGLCRPENIGYPFLVSVPASRLTYARLAQLLEGYARYSVSVFQPPFQPGRMALESQGPGCALLHSTSSLEAGDSERDSIQPPELQLVTPVAEGDTGVPRVWAAPERGPVPSTSGVSSEMLAGGPTEVGSLPAGERVSRPEAAVPGYQHPSEAVNSHTPQFFIYKIDASSREQRLEDKGDTPLELGDDCSLALVWRNNERLQEFVLVASKELECAEDPGSAGEAARAGHFTLDQCLNLFTRPEVLAPEEAWYCPQCKQHREASKQLLLWRLPNVLIVQLKRFSFRSFIWRDKINDLVEFPVRNLDLSKFCIGQKEEQLPSYDLYAVINHYGGMIGGHYTACARLPSDRSSQRSDVGWRLFDDSTVTTIDESQVVTRYAYVLFYRRRNSPVERPPRAGHSEHHPDLGPAAEAAASQGLGPGQAPEVAPTRTAPERFVPPVDRPAPTYSNMEEVD, from the exons ATGTCTGGCGGGGCCAGTGCTACAGGCCCAAGGAGAGGGCCCCCAGGACTGGAGGAGGCCACCAgtaagaagaagcagaaggatCGAGCCAACCAGGAGAGCAAGGATGGAGATCCTAGGAGAG GGTCAGCATCCACTCCTCGGGAGGAGCAGACCAAAGAGG AGCTGTTGCTGGATTGGAGGCAGAGTGCAGATGAGGTGATTGTCAAGCTGCGCGTGGGAGGGGGTGCCCTGCGGCTGGAGGAGGTGGACGCTGCTTTCACAGACACGGACTGCGTGGTTCGGCTTCCAG GTGGTCGGCAGTGGGGTGGTGTTTTCTATGCCGAGATAGAGAGTTCTTGCGCCAAAGTGCAGGCTCGCAAAGGCGGCCTCCTGCAGCTGGCACTGTCCAAGAAGGTGCCTCAGCTCACGTGGCCCTCTCTCCTG AAGAAATCTCTAGGGACGCAGGAGTTGGTGCCGGGGTTGCAGTGCCAGGAGAACGGGCAGGAGTCATCTCCCGTTGCCCTGGAGCCAGGCTCTGAGCCCCGCCGAGCAAAGCAGGAGGCCCGGAACCAGAAGCGGGCCCAGGGCCGTGGTGAGGtaggggcaggggctggccccggggcccaggcagggcccagtgCCAAGAGGGCTGTGCATCTCCGAAGAGGGCCAGAGGGTGAAGGGTCCAGAGACGGCCCTGGACCCCGGGGCGATGCCCCCCCCTTCCTGGCTGAGCCAGCTACTCAG GCTGAGGCTGAGGAACAGCTCCGGGTACCACTGCTGAACTCCCAGACCTGCCTCCCGGGCTCAGAGGAGAATCGAGCGCTTTTGGCAGGAGAGAAGGCAGTGTCCTCCAGGAATGACCCAGTCTCTCCAGCCATGACCCGGAGCAGAGACCCTGAGAAAGGTGACCGTTCCAGAGAGGAGATGGCGGTGGCAGCAGACGCTGCGTCCTTGGTGGATG AGCCCGAGTCCATGGTGAACCTGCCATTTGTCAAGAATGACTCCTATGAGAAGGGGCCTGACTCGGTGGTGGTGCACGTGTACGTGAAGGAGATCCGCAGGGACACCTCTCGAGTGCTTTTCCGCGAGCAGGACTTCACGCTTATTTTCCAGACCAG GGACGGGAACTTCCTGAGAGTGCACCCGGGCTGCGGGCCCCACACCATCTTCCGTTGGCAGGTGAAGCTCAG GAACCTGATTGAGCCCGAGCAGTGTACCTTCTGCTTCACAGCCTCTCGCATCGACATCTGCCTCCGGAAGCGGCAGAGTCAGCGCTGGGGGGGCCTGGAGGCCCCAGCTGCACGAG GTGCAGTGGGTGGTGCAAAGGTTGCCGTGCCGACAGGTCCAACCCCTCTGGATCCGGCCCCACCGGGAGGTGCCCCTCACACCCTGACAGGCCAGGAGGAAGCCCGGGGTGTGGAGAAGGAGAAACCCAAGGCTCGAGCTGAGGACTCGGGGCTGGATGGCGTGGCAGCCCGCACCCCCATGGAGCATGTGGCCCCAAAGCCAGAGCCACACTTGGCCTCG CCCAAGCCCACATGCATGGTGCCTCCAATGCCCCACAGCCCCGTGAGTGGAGATAgcgtggaggaggaagaggaggaagagaagaaggtgTGTCTGCCGGGCTTCACCGGCCTTGTCAATCTGGGCAACACGTGCTTCATGAACAGCGTCATCCAGTCCCTGTCCAACACGCGGGAGCTCCGGGACTTCTTCCACG ACCGCTCCTTCGAGGCCGAAATCAACTACAACAACCCACTGGGAACAGGCGGACGACTAGCCATCGGCTTCGCCGTGCTGCTCCGGGCACTGTGGAAGGGCACCCACCATGCCTTCCAGCCTTCCAAGTTGAAG GCCATCGTGGCGAGCAAGGCCAGCCAGTTCACGGGCTACGCACAGCACGACGCCCAGGAGTTCATGGCTTTCCTGCTGGACGGGCTGCACGAGGACCTGAACCGCATTCAGAACAAGCCCTACACGGAGACCGTGGACTCCGACGGGCGGCCCGATGAG GTGGTGGCTGAGGAAGCATGGCAGAGACACAAGATGAGGAATGACTCTTTCATCGTGGACCTGTTTCAGGGCCAGTACAAGTCGAAGCTGGTGTGCCCTGTGTGTGCCAAG GTCTCCATCACCTTTGACCCGTTCCTCTACCTGCCAGTGCCCTTGCCACAGAAGCAAAAGGTTCTCCCCGTTTTCTATTTCGCCCGGGAGCCCCACAGCAAGCCCATCAAG TTCCTGGTGAGCGTCAGCAAAGAGAGCTCCACCGCGAGTGAAGTGTTGGACTCCCTCTCTCACAGTGTCCACGTGAAGCCCGAGAACCTGCGTCTGGCCGAG GTGATTAAGAATCGTTTCCACCGTGTGTTCCTGCCCTCCCACTCCCTGGACACTGTGTCCCCATCTGACACGCTTCTCTGCTTCGAGCTGTTATCCCCCGAGTTGGCTAAGGAGCGGGTGGTGGTGCTAGAGGTGCAGCAG CGCCCCCAGGTGCCCAGCATCCCCATCTCCAAGTGCGCAGCCTGCCAGCGGAAGCAGCAGTCGGAGGACGAGAAGCTGAAGCGCTGCACTCGGTGCTACCGCGTGGGCTACTGCAACCA gcTCTGCCAGAAAACCCACTGGCCTGACCATAAGGGCCTCTGCCGCCCTGAGAACATTGGCTACCCATTTCTGGTCAGCGTACCTGCCTCACGCCTCACTTACGCCCGTCTTGCTCAGTTACTCGAGGGCTATGCCCG GTATTCTGTGAGCGTGTTCCAGCCGCCCTTCCAGCCTGGCCGCATGGCCTTGGAGTCGCAAGGCCCTGGCTGCGCCCTCTTGCACTCCACTAGctccctggaggctggggacagtgagagGGACTCCATTCAGCCGCCCGAGCTCCAGTTGGTGACCCCTGTGGCTGAGGGGGACACGGGCGTCCCCCGGGTGTGGGCAGCCCCTGAGCGgggccctgtgcccagcaccAGTGGAGTTTCTTCTGAGATGCTGGCCGGTGGGCCCACCGAAGTTGGCTCCCTGCCAGCTGGTGAGAGGGTGTCCCGGCCTGAAG CTGCTGTGCCCGGGTACCAGCACCCAAGTGAGGCCGTGAATTCCCACACACCCCAGTTCTTTATCTACAAAATAGACGCATCCAGCCGAGAGCAGCGGCTAGAGGATAAAG GAGACACCCCGCTGGAGCTGGGAGACGACTGCAGCCTGGCTCTGGTCTGGCGGAACAACGAGCGCCTGCAGGAGTTCGTGTTGGTGGCCTCCAAGGAGCTGGAGTGTGCTGAGGACCCCGGCTCTGCCGGCGAGGCCGCCCGCGCCGGCCACTTCACCCTGGACCAGTGCCTCAACCTCTTCACCCGGCCCGAAGTGCTGGCACCCGAGGAGGCCTG GTACTGCCCGCAGTGCAAGCAACATCGCGAGGCCTCCAAGCAGCTGCTGCTGTGGCGCCTGCCGAACGTGCTCATCGTGCAGCTCAAGCGCTTCTCCTTCCGCAGCTTCATCTGGCGGGACAAGATCAATGACCTGGTGGAATTCCCTGTTCG GAACCTGGACCTGAGCAAGTTCTGTATCGGTCAGAAAGAGGAGCAGCTGCCCAGCTACGACCTGTATGCCGTCATCAACCACTACGGGGGCATGATCGGCGGCCACTACACTGCGTGCGCACGCCTGCCCAGTGACCGCAGCAGCCAGCGCAGCGACGTGG GCTGGCGCTTATTTGACGACAGCACGGTGACCACAATAGACGAGAGCCAGGTCGTGACGCGTTACGCCTATGTACTCTTCTACCGCCGGCGGAACTCTCCCGTGGAGAGGCCCCCGCGGGCAGGTCACTCTGAGCACCACCCCGACCTAGGCCCTGCAGCTGAGGCTGCTGCCAGCCAG GGactaggccctggccaggcccccgAGGTGGCCCCCACGCGGACAGCCCCTGAACGCTTCGTCCCCCCTGTGGACCGCCCAGCCCCCACCTACAGCAACATGGAGGAGGTCGATTAG